The Urocitellus parryii isolate mUroPar1 chromosome 13, mUroPar1.hap1, whole genome shotgun sequence genome has a window encoding:
- the Mc4r gene encoding melanocortin receptor 4 gives MMNSTLPRGMHTSLHFWNRSSYGLHSNATETLGKGYSDGGCYEQLFVSPEVFVTLGVISLLENILVIVAIAKNKNLHSPMYFFICSLAVADMLVSVSNGSETIVITLLNSTDTDAQSFTVNIDNVIDSVICSSLLASICSLLSIAVDRYFTIFYALQYHNIMTVKRVGITISCIWAACTVSGVLFIIYSDSSAVIICLITMFFTMLALMASLYVHMFLMARLHIKRIAVLPGTGAIRQGANMKGAITLTILIGVFVVCWAPFFLHLIFYISCPQNPYCVCFMSHFNLYLILIMCNSIIDPLIYALRSQELRKTFKEIICCCPLGGLCDLASRY, from the coding sequence ATGATGAACTCCACCCTCCCCCGTGGGATGCACACCTCTCTGCACTTCTGGAACCGCAGCAGCTACGGGCTGCACAGCAATGCCACCGAGACCCTGGGGAAGGGCTACTCGGATGGGGGTTGCTACGAGCAACTTTTTGTCTCCCCGGAGGTGTTTGTGACTTTGGGTGTCATTAGCTTGCTGGAGAATATTCTAGTGATCGTGGCCATAGCCAAGAACAAGAATCTGCACTCACCCATGTACTTTTTCATCTGTAGCCTGGCAGTGGCCGATATGCTGGTGAGCGTTTCCAACGGATCAGAGACCATAGTCATCACCCTGTTAAACAGTACGGACACGGACGCGCAGAGTTTCACGGTGAATATTGATAATGTCATTGACTCGGTGATCTGTAGCTCTCTGCTTGCATCAATTTGCAGCCTGCTTTCCATTGCAGTGGACAGGTACTTTACCATCTTTTATGCTCTGCAGTACCATAACATCATGACCGTGAAGCGGGTCGGGATCACCATAAGCTGCATCTGGGCGGCCTGTACGGTGTCGGGGGTGCTGTTCATCATTTATTCCGACAGCAGCGCTGTCATCATCTGCCTCATCACCATGTTCTTCACCATGCTGGCTCTCATGGCCTCCCTCTATGTCCACATGTTCCTCATGGCCAGACTTCACATTAAGAGGATTGCTGTCCTCCCAGGCACGGGCGCCATCCGCCAAGGGGCCAACATGAAGGGGGCCATTACGCTGACCATTCTGATTGGGGTCTTTGTTGTCTGCTGGGCCCCGTTCTTCCTTCACTTAATTTTCTACATCTCGTGCCCCCAGAATCCATACTGTGTGTGCTTCATGTCTCACTTTAACTTGTATCTCATACTGATCATGTGCAACTCAATCATTGACCCCCTCATTTACGCACTCCGGAGTCAAGAACTGAGGAAAACCTTCAAGGAGATCATCTGTTGCTGTCCCCTGGGGGGTCTCTGTGACTTGGCCAGCAGATACTAA